One genomic window of Candidatus Nitrospira inopinata includes the following:
- a CDS encoding glycosyltransferase gives MGLINILLPTIRFSAMAKDIMVQLFRAGEENRDVHVTIADGQENEEKKRWILASADLLSKDGRFAYIGLQNPTERLYRAAQIESEWVLLVADDDLFSINYLRCALDAVRTAAPAVTAFVPRLYLSYSPKTHLLYRLKPINGPDQRERLTSLFTQGHNGLLTFGVMRRRLFWEWMDFVRTKPIWPSYSDQLFVSYLAMKGWLLPMAEECAILKDDGDWHDPPQAIRKDARSYQEEFLTLFHEVFWTADLFAFLRERGLEDEAVPAVMGRVRTLLGNGAASFPLRLSVLDIKPSPRVREAKEFVEQLAAEANTMLAKSLHEQIRFLEEIVEVSRSLGWQSGPASAVPEQDEHGGKTTPVSPFISSGTESGAREADPTVSVIVPCYAQADFLAEAIESVVTQTFSDWECLIVDDGSPDHTAQVARDLIARYPDKRIRLIRKTNGGLSDARNAGIREARGRYILPLDADDRLDPRYLAETVPILERNPDIAIVYVDERTFGETEGVHRKGVVTLESLLVGNVHDYCSLYRRSVWERVGGYSPAMYLGAEDWCFWIGAAKLGFRSYHVGQPLFWYRRRRGTMVERVQANMNVIKAHIVFHYPDLFIESGKEKARRILSSPSEAVREQLKKARALHPDNELLEVFSRFVQGDEESGKPTALRGNGTWANEREARWVEVATFLEQILREIRRNDPNRPLRILDVGCGSGWLTDRVSMYGSCEGVDPDPLAIADARRQFPHLRFEACEAGRLPPSLKTASYDIVLCSRMLEGIRQEMRDAICKQLTRLLKPNGHLILTMRRGEIWEQWSKAGLPSNQAETWMTEAQVSELVAAHGFRPIQVERLYVEIPERRYVPAPTPADLKSRELIPLDQVWVCRLGMPASPSTVLGQPTVSVIVPTCNRPDRLRETLQSVLAQSYRDFEIIVVNDGNVDVSSVIGALNTDDRITLIKHDRNRGLAAARNTGIRVARGKYIAYLDDDDRYLPDHLETLVTVLEKGQCKAAYSDAWRVHEQYEEGRYVEVGRDVPYSQDFSFPHLLVMNYFPVLCVMHERSCLEEVGFFDESLFAHEDWDLWIRMAEKFPFIHVKKVTAEFTWRTDGSSMTSSTRHTYYRTTDIIYQKYRPLAERFPGVLAAQEWQSAEFKKQFQSDRFVCSIIIPVHNGLDLTKQCLTALASATTDVRYEVILVDNGSTDGTAAFLQTLRGDVRIIRNDENLGFAKACNQGAKAARGRYLVFLNNDTVPQPNWLSPLVQEVEEHPEVGMVGSKLLYPDGTVQHAGVVFSRDGAPYHVYRRVSADSPAVGKRREFQVVTAACLLIRRDLFEAVGGFDEAFVNGFEDVDLCLKVRRRGAQVVYQPRSALIHLEGQTLGRKAGESDNDRLLRERWNNLLWLEDEDLHYHTDGYKLVGDLSGANRATRVVPLTDVHDRACWAHVAAAQAAALKKDWEAVRREIHLVDDWPNDRLVLLWGAKVAERLKDPVCQVRFLARAVELGATSDERFSLARLLLEQGDLVGTDQQLRAALRLQTDHPEGLFLQGVLCMQREQYGEAESSFARALKAGANRRKCLMGMGMAAMGRSYPQGAWEKFCEVLTDHPDDPEAIHWLLRAGTAQNRWEELSRYVRAYVERNPGDLATRFALTGVLLRADRIEEARKEQEVIRALDPAYDGLAELEEAISKKEAILAVEATEG, from the coding sequence ATGGGCTTGATCAATATTCTCCTCCCGACCATTCGGTTTTCCGCCATGGCCAAGGACATCATGGTCCAACTCTTCAGGGCAGGAGAAGAGAACCGCGACGTTCACGTCACCATCGCCGATGGGCAGGAGAATGAAGAAAAGAAGAGGTGGATCCTCGCGTCCGCCGATTTGCTGAGCAAAGACGGCCGGTTTGCCTACATCGGGTTACAGAACCCCACCGAACGGTTGTACCGAGCCGCGCAGATCGAATCGGAATGGGTTCTGCTGGTCGCGGACGACGACCTCTTCAGCATCAACTATTTGCGATGCGCTCTCGACGCCGTCCGAACGGCGGCGCCGGCCGTGACGGCGTTCGTGCCCCGCCTTTATCTTAGTTACTCGCCCAAGACGCACCTGCTGTATCGGCTGAAACCGATCAATGGACCCGACCAGCGCGAGAGACTCACGTCCCTCTTCACCCAAGGTCACAACGGTCTCTTGACCTTCGGAGTGATGCGGCGCCGTTTGTTTTGGGAGTGGATGGATTTTGTCAGAACGAAACCCATCTGGCCGTCCTATAGTGATCAATTGTTCGTCAGCTACCTGGCGATGAAGGGGTGGCTGCTGCCCATGGCCGAGGAGTGTGCCATTCTCAAGGACGATGGCGACTGGCATGATCCGCCCCAGGCGATCCGCAAGGACGCGCGCAGCTATCAAGAAGAGTTTTTGACATTGTTTCATGAGGTGTTTTGGACGGCCGACCTGTTTGCGTTTTTGCGAGAGCGTGGTTTGGAAGACGAGGCCGTTCCCGCGGTGATGGGCAGAGTCAGGACGCTATTGGGCAACGGTGCCGCGAGTTTCCCTCTTCGTCTGTCTGTCTTGGACATCAAGCCCAGCCCCCGTGTGCGGGAAGCAAAGGAGTTTGTTGAACAACTGGCTGCCGAGGCGAACACCATGCTCGCCAAATCTCTCCATGAGCAGATCCGGTTTCTTGAGGAGATAGTCGAGGTGAGCCGGTCGTTGGGCTGGCAGTCTGGCCCCGCTTCCGCCGTGCCCGAACAAGACGAGCATGGAGGGAAAACGACTCCTGTCAGTCCCTTCATCAGTTCGGGAACGGAGAGCGGCGCGAGAGAAGCCGATCCGACGGTGTCGGTGATCGTGCCGTGCTACGCCCAGGCCGATTTTCTGGCCGAAGCGATTGAAAGTGTCGTGACCCAAACCTTCAGTGACTGGGAATGTCTCATCGTCGATGACGGCAGTCCCGACCATACCGCCCAAGTCGCCCGTGATCTTATCGCTCGGTATCCCGACAAGCGGATTCGATTGATCCGCAAGACGAACGGCGGACTGTCCGACGCGCGCAACGCGGGTATCCGGGAGGCCCGCGGGCGATACATTCTTCCCCTTGACGCCGACGATCGGTTGGATCCGCGCTATTTGGCGGAGACCGTGCCGATTCTGGAAAGAAATCCCGACATCGCCATCGTCTATGTTGATGAACGGACCTTTGGAGAGACGGAGGGCGTTCATCGTAAAGGCGTTGTGACATTGGAGAGTCTTCTCGTCGGCAATGTCCATGACTACTGCTCGTTGTACCGTCGCTCGGTGTGGGAACGGGTGGGAGGTTACTCTCCGGCTATGTATCTGGGCGCCGAGGATTGGTGCTTTTGGATCGGCGCAGCCAAACTTGGGTTTCGATCCTACCACGTCGGACAACCGCTATTCTGGTATCGCAGAAGGCGCGGCACGATGGTGGAGCGGGTCCAGGCGAATATGAACGTGATCAAGGCGCACATTGTGTTCCATTATCCGGACTTGTTTATCGAGTCTGGCAAAGAGAAGGCGAGGCGCATTCTCTCGTCGCCGAGTGAAGCAGTCCGCGAGCAGTTGAAAAAAGCTCGTGCGCTTCATCCTGACAATGAGCTGTTGGAAGTGTTTTCGCGGTTCGTGCAGGGCGACGAGGAAAGCGGCAAGCCGACTGCACTTCGGGGAAATGGAACGTGGGCGAACGAACGGGAGGCAAGATGGGTCGAAGTCGCGACCTTTCTTGAGCAGATCCTTCGAGAGATTCGCCGGAACGATCCCAACCGGCCCTTGCGGATTCTCGACGTCGGTTGCGGTTCCGGTTGGCTGACCGATCGTGTCTCGATGTACGGATCTTGCGAGGGAGTGGATCCCGATCCCCTCGCGATCGCCGACGCTCGCCGGCAGTTCCCGCATCTTCGATTTGAAGCCTGTGAGGCAGGCCGGCTTCCTCCGAGCCTCAAGACCGCCTCTTACGACATCGTCCTCTGCTCGCGGATGCTGGAGGGGATTAGACAGGAGATGCGGGATGCCATCTGCAAACAACTGACCCGTCTGTTGAAGCCGAACGGCCATCTTATTTTAACGATGCGGCGCGGCGAGATATGGGAACAATGGAGCAAAGCTGGGCTTCCCTCTAACCAAGCAGAAACGTGGATGACGGAGGCACAAGTCTCGGAATTGGTGGCTGCCCATGGTTTCCGACCGATCCAAGTTGAGAGACTCTATGTCGAGATTCCAGAACGTCGGTATGTTCCCGCTCCAACTCCGGCTGATCTGAAATCGAGAGAGCTGATTCCGCTGGATCAAGTATGGGTCTGCCGGTTGGGCATGCCCGCAAGCCCGTCGACTGTTCTCGGGCAGCCGACGGTCTCCGTGATCGTACCGACCTGCAATAGACCGGACAGGCTGCGCGAAACGTTACAGAGCGTGCTGGCTCAGAGTTACCGGGACTTTGAAATCATCGTCGTCAATGATGGAAATGTCGATGTGAGCTCCGTGATCGGCGCGCTCAATACCGACGACCGCATCACCCTCATCAAACACGATCGCAACCGCGGGCTTGCCGCCGCGCGCAACACCGGTATCAGGGTGGCCAGGGGAAAATACATTGCCTATCTGGACGACGACGACCGCTATTTGCCCGATCATTTGGAGACGTTGGTGACCGTGTTGGAGAAGGGGCAATGCAAAGCTGCGTATAGCGATGCGTGGCGCGTCCATGAACAATACGAGGAAGGACGATACGTCGAAGTCGGTCGCGACGTGCCCTATTCGCAGGATTTCAGCTTTCCCCACTTGTTGGTGATGAATTACTTCCCTGTTCTCTGCGTCATGCACGAGCGGAGTTGCCTAGAGGAAGTAGGGTTTTTCGACGAATCGTTGTTCGCGCACGAAGACTGGGATCTCTGGATTCGTATGGCCGAAAAGTTCCCCTTTATCCATGTAAAAAAAGTCACGGCGGAATTTACGTGGAGAACGGACGGCAGCTCCATGACGAGCAGTACCCGACACACCTACTACAGGACCACGGACATCATCTATCAAAAGTACAGGCCTTTGGCCGAGCGATTCCCCGGTGTGCTGGCCGCGCAAGAATGGCAGTCGGCAGAGTTCAAGAAACAATTCCAATCCGATCGGTTCGTCTGTTCCATCATCATTCCGGTGCACAACGGGCTTGATTTGACCAAACAGTGTCTGACCGCGCTGGCGTCCGCAACGACAGATGTGCGTTACGAGGTGATCCTCGTGGACAACGGTTCGACGGATGGAACGGCGGCGTTCCTGCAAACCCTCCGGGGCGATGTGCGAATCATCCGAAACGATGAGAATCTTGGGTTTGCCAAGGCGTGCAATCAGGGCGCCAAAGCGGCGCGGGGGAGGTATCTGGTTTTCTTGAACAACGACACGGTTCCACAACCCAATTGGTTGAGCCCCTTGGTGCAAGAAGTGGAAGAACATCCCGAAGTCGGTATGGTTGGCAGTAAGCTCTTGTATCCTGACGGCACTGTTCAACATGCGGGGGTGGTGTTCTCTCGGGATGGGGCGCCATATCACGTCTATCGAAGAGTATCGGCGGATTCGCCGGCCGTCGGCAAGCGGCGGGAGTTCCAGGTCGTTACTGCGGCGTGCTTGTTGATTCGTCGTGACCTGTTCGAGGCCGTCGGTGGATTCGATGAAGCATTCGTCAATGGTTTCGAGGACGTGGATCTCTGCCTCAAGGTGCGCAGGAGGGGGGCGCAGGTCGTGTACCAGCCGCGCAGCGCGCTGATCCATCTTGAAGGCCAGACCCTCGGCCGCAAGGCGGGAGAATCCGACAATGACCGTCTGTTGAGGGAACGGTGGAACAACCTTCTGTGGCTGGAAGATGAAGATCTCCACTATCACACTGACGGATACAAATTGGTCGGAGATCTCTCTGGCGCGAACAGGGCGACGCGCGTTGTTCCTCTGACCGACGTGCATGACCGGGCTTGTTGGGCCCATGTCGCGGCGGCTCAGGCGGCCGCGCTCAAGAAAGATTGGGAAGCCGTCAGGCGCGAGATCCATCTGGTGGATGATTGGCCTAATGATCGCTTAGTCCTTTTATGGGGGGCCAAAGTCGCCGAGCGATTGAAAGACCCGGTGTGCCAGGTGCGGTTTCTGGCTCGGGCCGTGGAGCTGGGGGCCACATCGGATGAGCGCTTTAGCCTAGCTCGTTTGTTGCTCGAACAGGGGGATCTGGTCGGGACCGATCAGCAGCTTCGCGCTGCGCTGCGTTTGCAGACGGATCACCCCGAAGGTCTCTTCCTCCAGGGAGTCCTCTGCATGCAGCGAGAGCAGTATGGGGAGGCCGAGTCGTCGTTCGCTCGTGCGCTCAAAGCTGGCGCCAATCGCCGCAAATGTCTCATGGGCATGGGGATGGCAGCCATGGGTCGGTCCTATCCACAAGGAGCGTGGGAGAAGTTTTGCGAGGTCCTGACGGATCATCCCGATGACCCAGAGGCGATCCATTGGCTGCTGCGCGCGGGCACGGCGCAGAACCGGTGGGAGGAATTGAGCCGTTACGTCAGGGCCTATGTGGAGCGCAATCCCGGCGACCTTGCGACGCGATTTGCGCTTACCGGCGTGTTGCTCCGCGCCGACCGGATCGAAGAGGCGAGGAAAGAGCAGGAGGTGATCCGGGCGTTGGATCCGGCGTATGACGGTCTGGCCGAATTGGAGGAGGCGATCTCGAAGAAAGAGGCCATATTGGCCGTGGAAGCGACGGAGGGATAA
- a CDS encoding glycosyltransferase family 9 protein: MARALVVQLARLGDLIQTIPAIMALRMAHPTDGLDLLCPSSLAPIGRLIPGVDRVLEWDGFVWHRWADEASVDFLPAHLERATKQLEALATHRYGTAYVLNHHRRALLAGSLLADEVRGPLLDGPLGTALSPWASYVRDVAHTGHGCRVHLADALCGLCGVSPSGNPPALINTSHPLPADLESLGSHGEPWVGLIVGAGAVERLVPIDVWKQLVIRFLETTPSGRVILLGRERERGRQLHDLLPPLLLGRVWDVTGRISLHDLVAVMSRCHLVVGADTGPLHLAAAVGVRVIGWYFARARVHETGPYGVGHVVWQAEDSNGKGHSERTDVRPLQWPIEETAGLLTQGRELATAPMVSGWSVWTSHCDRWGAYYTKMGDPSISPPEREALWSKLSSLVCR, from the coding sequence ATGGCAAGGGCGCTGGTCGTTCAACTCGCCCGGCTCGGCGATCTGATCCAGACGATCCCGGCGATCATGGCGCTCAGGATGGCCCATCCGACCGATGGCCTCGATCTCCTGTGTCCGTCCTCCCTGGCGCCGATCGGGCGGCTGATACCGGGTGTTGACAGGGTTTTGGAATGGGATGGGTTCGTCTGGCACCGGTGGGCGGATGAAGCGTCGGTCGATTTTTTGCCGGCGCACCTTGAGCGGGCCACGAAACAGCTTGAGGCTCTGGCAACGCACCGGTATGGGACGGCCTATGTTCTGAACCATCATCGTCGGGCATTGTTGGCCGGTTCCTTGCTGGCTGACGAAGTGAGAGGACCGTTGCTCGACGGTCCTCTCGGGACCGCTCTGTCTCCCTGGGCTTCGTATGTGCGAGACGTCGCGCATACGGGGCATGGCTGCCGTGTGCATTTGGCCGATGCGCTCTGCGGGCTGTGCGGAGTCTCTCCTTCCGGGAACCCTCCGGCTCTGATCAACACGTCGCACCCGTTGCCGGCCGACTTGGAATCGCTCGGCAGTCACGGAGAGCCGTGGGTCGGGCTCATCGTCGGAGCCGGAGCGGTTGAACGGCTGGTGCCGATCGACGTTTGGAAACAATTGGTCATCAGGTTTCTGGAGACGACCCCGTCCGGCCGCGTCATCCTGCTCGGCCGGGAGCGGGAGCGAGGGAGGCAGCTTCACGATCTCCTGCCGCCTTTGCTGCTTGGTCGAGTCTGGGATGTCACAGGCCGGATCTCGCTACATGACCTGGTTGCCGTCATGAGCCGCTGTCACCTTGTCGTCGGCGCTGATACGGGCCCGCTGCATCTGGCTGCCGCTGTCGGAGTCAGAGTGATCGGCTGGTACTTTGCGCGGGCTCGTGTGCATGAGACCGGCCCCTATGGCGTCGGCCATGTGGTGTGGCAAGCGGAGGATTCAAATGGGAAAGGCCACAGTGAGCGAACCGATGTCAGACCGCTTCAGTGGCCGATAGAGGAAACGGCTGGTCTTCTGACGCAGGGCCGGGAATTGGCAACCGCGCCCATGGTATCCGGCTGGTCAGTCTGGACCAGCCACTGCGACCGATGGGGCGCCTATTACACCAAGATGGGTGACCCATCCATCTCCCCTCCGGAGCGTGAAGCACTGTGGAGCAAACTGTCGTCCTTGGTCTGCCGGTGA
- a CDS encoding FkbM family methyltransferase, which produces MGETARCRMTSFHSLPTIAMARELLWQLTSSRSPVRHQPVDKPLILYGSGKLGRMAGELFRRLNIPIAYAVDRACRTGDRLLDDVPVIRPEAADQIDRETCLIAVCIVTAPYEPIRDELAAMGWRHIFPVYDVLDAYRDRLPLGNGWFAGVLNDEDINQIDEVLAGWSDDWSRAAHLQVLAWRLHRMEWEFDRAPVCIEDRYFIEPVRLAMGLRERFLDAGAHHGTVIAKWLELVRHQCDSVMAVEADRDNVAHLRRWVATLPRAIRETIMIRDCALAEESAEKHYQQGWGFSSRIDPRAAWPVQAFRLDDLDFPLTFGKIHLEGGELNALRGGTETLRRCRPILAITTYHNADGLWRIPRFLMETLPDYRFLMRLHGWCGTGSVVYAIPNERRSVA; this is translated from the coding sequence ATGGGCGAAACAGCTCGATGCCGCATGACATCGTTCCACTCGCTCCCGACCATCGCCATGGCGCGCGAACTTCTGTGGCAATTGACATCGTCCCGTTCCCCGGTCCGTCATCAGCCTGTCGATAAGCCGCTCATCCTGTATGGATCGGGGAAACTGGGCCGAATGGCGGGAGAACTGTTCAGGCGGCTCAATATTCCCATTGCCTATGCCGTGGATCGTGCTTGTCGCACAGGCGATCGGCTGCTCGACGACGTCCCCGTCATCCGACCAGAGGCCGCAGATCAGATCGATCGGGAAACCTGCCTGATCGCGGTCTGCATCGTCACCGCCCCCTATGAACCCATTCGAGACGAACTCGCGGCCATGGGGTGGCGGCATATTTTTCCCGTCTATGATGTCTTGGATGCCTATCGCGATCGACTCCCCCTCGGCAACGGCTGGTTTGCGGGAGTCTTGAATGATGAAGACATCAATCAGATCGACGAGGTTCTTGCAGGTTGGAGCGACGACTGGTCGCGAGCCGCCCACCTTCAGGTTTTGGCCTGGCGTTTGCACAGAATGGAATGGGAATTTGACCGGGCGCCGGTGTGTATCGAAGATCGATACTTCATTGAGCCTGTGCGGCTGGCGATGGGATTACGGGAGCGCTTTCTTGATGCAGGCGCCCACCATGGGACGGTGATCGCCAAGTGGTTGGAACTGGTTCGTCATCAATGTGACAGCGTGATGGCCGTCGAGGCCGATCGCGATAATGTGGCGCACTTGCGAAGATGGGTGGCGACACTACCCCGCGCGATTCGGGAAACAATCATGATCAGGGATTGTGCGTTGGCAGAAGAAAGCGCCGAGAAACACTATCAGCAAGGGTGGGGATTTTCGTCACGCATTGACCCGCGTGCGGCCTGGCCTGTTCAAGCCTTTCGTCTTGATGATCTCGATTTCCCTCTGACTTTCGGGAAAATCCATTTGGAAGGCGGCGAACTCAATGCGCTCCGGGGAGGAACCGAGACGCTCCGCCGCTGTCGTCCCATTTTGGCGATCACGACCTATCACAACGCCGATGGATTGTGGCGCATTCCCCGATTCCTGATGGAGACGTTGCCGGATTATCGATTTCTCATGAGATTGCACGGGTGGTGCGGGACCGGCTCGGTCGTCTATGCCATTCCGAATGAAAGGAGGAGTGTGGCGTAA
- a CDS encoding CgeB family protein, translated as MLSLLPSREGTVTAKCGDRWIHSSYDPRKEARSWADAQFKDWRDEEVGVVLGVGLLYHVEALASLKQDGRRLAVLVPDPSVLKDALGARALGRWLEAVEWIWGHPSDMADRLAGLASPLRFMTYAPAAGLHEAVHREVEASLRRMVAARQGGQLRIAVVGPIYGGSLPIGRYVTSALESLGHRATWIDHSVHHAGYRRFDSYRDVRHRLTMQSRFAELLSLDTVARLAEDPPDLVLAVAQAPLTAGVLEHVRKKKFPTIMWFVENYRHLTYWRQLASSYDYWFVIQRGDCVEALRRAGARQVHYLPVAADVDVHAPCSLTDAERAEYGADVSFVGAGYRNRRMLLPRWLSPEWTFKLWGTEWEGAADLTSVLQRGGARIDIETCRKVFNATTINLNLHSYNGPSLDPQADFVNPRTFELAACGAFQLTDERSLLPELFTDQEIIRFRSADEVPQLIRRWLHDDHKRREVAEAARRRVLAHHTYRHRMEDLLGVIGLRQPNRIGAILQGDRNAGALAARPETPPELAALLGRFPPNQRVELKDVADNIRARGAGRRLAREELLILLLDSYRSETRDLV; from the coding sequence GTGCTCTCGCTCCTTCCATCGCGCGAGGGAACGGTCACGGCGAAATGCGGCGATCGATGGATTCACAGTTCGTACGATCCTCGTAAAGAAGCCCGCTCCTGGGCTGACGCGCAATTCAAAGACTGGAGAGATGAGGAAGTCGGTGTGGTGCTCGGTGTCGGGCTCTTGTATCACGTGGAGGCGTTGGCGTCGCTGAAGCAAGACGGCCGCAGGTTGGCGGTGCTTGTTCCGGATCCGTCCGTGCTCAAAGACGCGCTTGGCGCTCGTGCGCTTGGTCGCTGGCTCGAAGCCGTTGAGTGGATCTGGGGCCATCCGTCGGACATGGCGGACCGTTTGGCCGGCCTTGCGAGCCCCTTGCGGTTCATGACCTATGCGCCGGCAGCCGGCCTGCATGAAGCCGTTCACCGTGAGGTGGAGGCATCTTTGCGCCGGATGGTGGCGGCCCGGCAGGGGGGACAACTGCGGATCGCCGTCGTGGGTCCGATTTACGGCGGATCATTGCCGATCGGCCGCTATGTGACCTCGGCGCTGGAGTCGCTTGGGCATCGCGCGACCTGGATCGACCACAGTGTTCATCATGCAGGCTACCGGCGGTTCGATTCCTACCGCGACGTCCGCCATCGTCTAACGATGCAGAGCCGCTTCGCGGAGCTCTTGAGTTTGGATACGGTCGCTCGATTGGCCGAGGATCCGCCCGACCTGGTGCTTGCCGTCGCCCAGGCGCCGCTGACGGCCGGCGTGTTGGAGCACGTGCGGAAGAAGAAATTTCCCACCATCATGTGGTTCGTGGAAAATTATCGACATTTGACCTATTGGCGGCAACTGGCATCGAGCTATGACTATTGGTTTGTGATTCAGCGGGGAGACTGTGTCGAAGCGCTGAGAAGGGCCGGCGCGCGGCAGGTGCACTATCTTCCTGTTGCGGCCGATGTGGACGTACACGCGCCCTGTTCTCTCACCGACGCCGAACGAGCCGAATACGGCGCCGATGTCTCGTTCGTGGGGGCCGGTTACCGGAACCGACGTATGCTCTTGCCTCGCTGGTTGTCGCCCGAATGGACCTTCAAGCTGTGGGGAACCGAATGGGAAGGAGCGGCCGATCTGACTTCGGTGTTGCAGCGAGGCGGCGCCCGCATCGACATCGAGACCTGCCGAAAGGTATTCAACGCCACCACCATCAATTTGAATCTCCATTCATACAACGGACCATCGTTGGACCCCCAGGCGGACTTTGTGAATCCACGGACGTTCGAACTGGCTGCTTGTGGGGCGTTTCAATTGACCGACGAACGATCATTGTTGCCCGAGTTGTTTACTGACCAGGAAATTATTCGATTCCGATCCGCTGATGAAGTGCCGCAGTTGATCCGCCGGTGGCTTCATGACGACCACAAAAGGAGGGAGGTGGCTGAGGCCGCACGGCGGCGAGTCCTGGCCCACCATACCTATCGCCATCGGATGGAAGATCTATTGGGGGTGATCGGCCTTCGGCAGCCGAATCGAATCGGCGCCATCTTGCAAGGCGATCGCAATGCGGGGGCTCTGGCCGCTCGGCCCGAGACTCCGCCGGAGTTGGCGGCGCTCCTGGGTCGATTTCCCCCCAATCAGCGGGTCGAACTGAAGGATGTGGCTGACAACATTCGGGCCCGCGGCGCCGGCCGTCGCTTGGCTCGCGAGGAATTGCTCATTCTTTTGTTGGATAGTTACCGCTCGGAAACGAGGGATCTTGTCTGA
- a CDS encoding glycosyltransferase family 4 protein, giving the protein MRVLHITAHLGGGVGKVLSGVVAESARRRDDTRHTIACLEVPEKRTFLDRVLSWGGEVLIAPSFDRLAEEVDRADIVQVEWWHHPTVAGWLCSGVLPSMRLLVWCHVSGLYPPVIPPEFVLSVHRFLFTSPCSWEHPTLAALRPRLKGRAEVVFGSGGFDDLPPPPERVFETSLQVGYVGSLNFSKLHPRILDFVQAARLPNFRLALVGDPVTGQQLIAEAAMMGVRNRLDVRGYREQVSAELVGFDVFAYLLNPFHYGTTENALLEAMAMGVVPIVLNNPAERCVVSHGETGVIVNGPSQFADALDWLAAHPLERARLSANASRLVRRRFAIGRTVAGLEHHYQRLFTEPKRSFDFRPIFGEEPADWFRSCQGDEAWRFQQNGMLHDAARRGPAVLYERTKGSVFHYHAVYQADERLARWAKQLDAA; this is encoded by the coding sequence ATGAGAGTCTTGCACATCACTGCCCATCTTGGCGGCGGGGTTGGCAAGGTCTTGTCCGGCGTGGTCGCCGAATCGGCGCGACGCCGTGACGACACGCGCCATACCATTGCCTGTCTCGAGGTGCCGGAGAAGCGCACGTTTCTCGACCGTGTCCTTTCATGGGGAGGAGAGGTGCTGATCGCTCCCTCGTTCGACCGCCTGGCCGAAGAGGTCGACCGCGCCGATATCGTGCAAGTGGAATGGTGGCACCATCCCACTGTCGCGGGATGGCTGTGTTCCGGCGTTCTGCCTTCCATGCGATTGCTCGTCTGGTGCCACGTGTCCGGGCTGTATCCTCCCGTTATTCCCCCCGAGTTTGTTTTGTCGGTTCATCGATTTCTTTTTACGTCGCCGTGCAGTTGGGAGCACCCGACCTTGGCGGCCTTGCGGCCCAGGCTCAAGGGGCGAGCGGAGGTGGTTTTTGGCTCAGGCGGGTTTGATGATCTGCCTCCTCCGCCGGAGCGGGTCTTTGAAACGTCGCTACAAGTAGGGTACGTCGGCTCCCTCAATTTCTCCAAACTTCATCCGCGCATTTTGGACTTTGTTCAGGCCGCCCGTCTGCCGAACTTTCGATTGGCTCTTGTTGGTGATCCGGTGACGGGGCAGCAATTGATAGCCGAGGCGGCGATGATGGGGGTAAGAAACCGGCTTGACGTGCGGGGGTATCGCGAACAGGTTTCGGCGGAGTTAGTTGGGTTCGATGTTTTCGCCTATCTTCTCAACCCATTCCATTACGGCACAACGGAAAATGCGTTGCTTGAAGCGATGGCCATGGGAGTTGTGCCGATCGTACTCAACAATCCAGCGGAGCGATGTGTGGTCTCGCACGGGGAAACCGGCGTGATTGTCAATGGTCCTTCTCAATTCGCCGATGCGCTGGACTGGCTGGCGGCTCACCCCTTGGAACGAGCAAGGTTGTCGGCGAACGCCAGTCGTCTGGTGCGCCGGCGCTTTGCCATTGGTCGTACTGTTGCGGGATTGGAACATCATTATCAGCGGTTGTTCACCGAGCCAAAACGCTCCTTCGACTTTCGGCCGATCTTCGGAGAAGAACCGGCCGATTGGTTTCGGTCTTGCCAGGGAGATGAAGCCTGGAGGTTTCAGCAGAATGGCATGCTGCATGACGCCGCCAGGCGAGGGCCCGCGGTGCTCTACGAACGGACCAAGGGGTCCGTTTTTCACTACCATGCCGTCTATCAGGCGGACGAACGGTTGGCTCGATGGGCGAAACAGCTCGATGCCGCATGA